One segment of Micromonospora parathelypteridis DNA contains the following:
- a CDS encoding carbohydrate ABC transporter permease, with protein MNRDLSRRTKLVLYGVLLVLAIPFVFPTWWMVTSSLKPVSDIFAFPPKLLPTHPQIDAYRRVFELQPFGQQYLNSLYIALVVTVGTMAVAALAGYAFARIRFRGQNVLFLVVLAGLLIPSEVTIVPLFQMFFKLGLVNTHWPLILVPIFGAPSVLATFIMRQFFISLPGELEEAARVDGLGRFATFWRIALPLSRPALGAVAIFTFLHSWNLYLEPIVFLSSPEKFTLPQALTQFVDAYGGPMWDVQMAAASMTALPVLVVFVIAQKQFVEGLAHTGLKG; from the coding sequence ATGAATCGTGACCTGTCCCGGCGGACCAAGCTGGTGCTCTACGGGGTGCTGCTGGTCCTGGCGATCCCGTTCGTCTTCCCGACCTGGTGGATGGTCACCTCGTCGCTGAAGCCGGTGTCGGACATCTTCGCCTTCCCGCCGAAGCTGCTGCCGACCCACCCGCAGATCGACGCCTACCGGCGGGTGTTCGAGTTGCAGCCGTTCGGGCAGCAGTACCTGAACAGCCTCTACATCGCGCTGGTCGTCACGGTCGGCACCATGGCCGTTGCGGCGCTGGCCGGATACGCCTTCGCACGCATCCGGTTCCGGGGCCAGAACGTGTTGTTCCTGGTCGTCCTCGCGGGCCTGCTCATTCCCAGCGAGGTGACGATCGTGCCGCTGTTCCAGATGTTCTTCAAACTCGGCCTGGTCAACACCCACTGGCCGCTGATCCTGGTGCCGATCTTCGGCGCGCCGAGCGTCCTGGCGACGTTCATCATGCGGCAGTTCTTCATCAGCCTCCCCGGTGAGCTGGAGGAGGCGGCCCGGGTCGACGGGTTGGGACGCTTCGCCACCTTCTGGCGGATCGCCCTGCCGCTGTCGCGGCCGGCACTGGGCGCGGTGGCGATCTTCACCTTCCTGCACAGCTGGAACCTCTACCTGGAACCGATCGTGTTCCTCTCCTCTCCGGAGAAGTTCACCCTGCCCCAGGCGCTCACCCAGTTCGTCGACGCCTACGGCGGTCCCATGTGGGACGTCCAGATGGCTGCGGCGTCGATGACCGCGCTGCCGGTCCTGGTGGTCTTCGTCATCGCCCAGAAGCAGTTCGTCGAAGGGCTCGCGCACACCGGCCTCAAGGGATGA
- a CDS encoding carbohydrate ABC transporter permease: MTQTDTRVGSASAGPAPGPARPFWTSRRRDQLTGFVFIAPQLLGSVVFVILPLILVFWYSLHEWNVLAGTFDFVGTENYQGLADDPNLGAVLRATGLFSIGLVVFNLGLALLLAVLLNQRLRGTIVFRTLFFSPVVVSLVAWTIVWGFLLQDNGGINGLLDTIGVDGPNWLRGEGTAMVSVIVVQVFKNVGLNMVLFLAALQGVPADLYEAAEVDGASRMRQFGRITVPLISPTILLTSIITVVGSLQVFAQIAVLTQGGPGTSTTVLVYYLYQQAFQFHHFGYGATLSILLFVIVLALTVLQWQMRKRWVFHES; encoded by the coding sequence ATGACCCAGACGGACACCAGGGTGGGCTCGGCTTCGGCCGGGCCCGCCCCGGGCCCGGCCCGGCCGTTCTGGACCAGCCGACGCCGGGACCAGCTCACCGGTTTTGTGTTCATCGCCCCGCAACTGCTCGGCAGCGTCGTCTTCGTGATCCTGCCGCTGATCCTCGTGTTCTGGTACAGCCTGCACGAGTGGAACGTCCTCGCCGGGACCTTCGACTTCGTCGGCACCGAGAACTACCAGGGCCTCGCCGACGATCCCAATCTCGGCGCGGTGCTGCGCGCCACCGGGCTGTTCTCGATCGGCCTGGTGGTGTTCAACCTCGGCCTGGCCCTGCTGCTGGCCGTCCTGCTCAACCAGAGGCTGCGGGGCACGATCGTGTTCCGCACACTGTTCTTCTCCCCCGTGGTGGTCTCGCTGGTGGCCTGGACCATCGTCTGGGGCTTCCTGCTTCAGGACAACGGCGGGATCAACGGGTTGCTCGACACCATTGGCGTGGACGGGCCGAACTGGCTGCGCGGCGAGGGCACCGCGATGGTGTCCGTGATCGTCGTGCAGGTGTTCAAGAACGTCGGCCTGAACATGGTGCTGTTCCTGGCCGCACTGCAGGGCGTGCCGGCCGATCTGTACGAGGCCGCGGAGGTGGACGGGGCGAGCCGGATGCGCCAGTTCGGGCGGATCACCGTACCGCTGATCAGCCCGACGATCCTGCTGACCTCGATCATCACCGTGGTCGGGTCGCTGCAGGTCTTCGCGCAGATCGCGGTGCTCACCCAGGGCGGACCCGGCACCTCGACGACGGTGCTCGTCTACTACCTGTACCAGCAGGCCTTCCAATTCCATCACTTCGGCTACGGCGCGACGCTGTCGATCCTGTTGTTCGTCATCGTGCTCGCCCTCACCGTGCTGCAGTGGCAGATGCGCAAGAGGTGGGTCTTCCATGAATCGTGA